One Pleurocapsa sp. PCC 7327 DNA segment encodes these proteins:
- the cas1 gene encoding CRISPR-associated endonuclease Cas1, with product MKSLYVSQQGCYVSLKQESLIVQQKGKILAEVQLPLLEQILIFGKSQVTTQAIRTCLWRNIPIAYLSRMGYCYGRLLPLERGYRHLTRYQQQISSLERLLVAREIVRAKLKNSRVILLRQQRRHNSETIAFAIQSLEHLIQKATQADNLERLMGYEGAGSGSYFSAFGESLTNREFVFLARSRRPPGNPVNALLSFGYQVLWNHLLALIEIQGLDPYQACLHQGTERHAALASDLIEEFRAPIVDSLVLWLVNSKVMDAANDFEYGNGGCYLNNSGRKKYLKAFLQRMEEEVQTNSQQKQPRWDLLAQQVKLFKQFIYEPSRGYQPFLIR from the coding sequence ATGAAAAGTCTTTATGTATCTCAGCAAGGCTGTTACGTTTCCCTCAAACAAGAAAGCCTAATTGTCCAGCAGAAAGGAAAAATTTTAGCAGAAGTTCAACTTCCCCTGTTGGAACAAATTCTGATTTTTGGTAAATCTCAGGTTACTACTCAAGCAATTCGCACCTGCTTGTGGCGCAATATTCCCATTGCCTATCTTTCTCGCATGGGATACTGCTACGGACGACTCCTTCCCCTCGAGCGTGGCTATCGCCATCTAACTCGCTATCAACAACAGATTAGTTCGCTAGAGCGATTGCTCGTAGCACGGGAAATTGTGCGAGCCAAGCTTAAAAATAGCCGCGTCATCCTCTTACGACAACAGCGACGGCACAACTCAGAAACGATCGCTTTTGCCATTCAAAGTTTAGAGCATTTGATTCAAAAAGCCACACAAGCAGATAATTTAGAGCGATTGATGGGATATGAAGGTGCTGGGAGTGGTAGTTATTTTTCCGCTTTTGGCGAAAGTTTAACTAATCGCGAGTTTGTCTTTCTGGCTCGTTCTCGCAGACCGCCAGGGAATCCTGTCAATGCCCTGCTCAGTTTTGGCTATCAGGTATTATGGAATCACCTTTTGGCATTAATCGAAATCCAAGGACTCGATCCCTATCAAGCTTGTTTACACCAAGGAACAGAACGTCATGCCGCTCTAGCTTCAGATTTAATCGAAGAATTTCGCGCACCAATTGTCGATTCTCTCGTGTTATGGCTGGTTAATAGCAAAGTAATGGATGCTGCCAACGACTTTGAATATGGCAATGGAGGCTGCTATCTCAATAATTCGGGACGGAAGAAATATTTGAAAGCCTTTTTACAGCGTATGGAAGAGGAAGTTCAAACCAATTCCCAACAGAAGCAACCGCGCTGGGATTTGCTCGCGCAGCAGGTGAAGTTGTTTAAGCAGTTTATCTATGAACCTTCTCGAGGTTATCAACCTTTCTTGATTCGTTAG
- the csx18 gene encoding CRISPR-associated protein Csx18: protein MYLSLRATFVRNVVVAGVNGAITLILLLIAPLGLAAVIVNTVMVTASTFVVCTLGDLVVAWLLKSSSPNQLTRGGELRQFNPFSQPKAIDRRKRY from the coding sequence ATGTATCTTTCCCTGCGTGCTACTTTTGTGCGCAATGTAGTTGTTGCTGGAGTTAACGGAGCCATTACCCTCATTTTGCTTTTGATTGCACCGTTAGGATTGGCAGCAGTGATTGTTAACACTGTTATGGTTACGGCTTCTACCTTTGTGGTGTGTACTTTGGGAGATTTGGTCGTGGCGTGGTTATTGAAATCTTCCTCTCCCAATCAATTGACTCGGGGTGGAGAACTCAGACAATTCAACCCCTTCTCCCAACCCAAAGCAATTGACAGAAGAAAACGTTATTGA
- the cas2 gene encoding CRISPR-associated endonuclease Cas2: MLFYVVVYDLPCDKRRKKVADLLEGYGQRVQYSVFECILTKAKYDELRQRLKKRIKEEEDSVRFYPLSGHTLAQVEIWGQPPLTKPPSSLIV, encoded by the coding sequence ATGCTTTTCTATGTAGTCGTTTACGATCTTCCTTGCGATAAGCGGCGCAAAAAAGTAGCAGATTTATTAGAGGGATACGGTCAGCGGGTACAATATTCTGTCTTTGAATGTATCCTCACTAAAGCTAAGTATGATGAATTGCGCCAAAGATTGAAAAAACGCATCAAAGAAGAAGAAGATAGTGTCAGATTTTATCCCCTTTCCGGTCATACTTTAGCTCAAGTAGAAATTTGGGGACAACCTCCGCTAACCAAACCTCCCAGTTCTCTCATCGTCTAA
- a CDS encoding YafY family protein, producing the protein MAKQAKSHPYADPQAFDRLMLLIATLVNYPGVGYRENDRAEISEPGNHHNALEALKNQLRELAAAVGFQLPEGYPATPTLRRDLEKLRDYYILDRRMYRWGYYLGTGVMDRDEFRVAFNALESQAIYQGDPRIRQIYRQLRKRLRGFEFNEVQTSAVRWGKDYPRKDFFYPVRQHLNRAINYTDPQEMMEKGEFRNTLFHQIDKVERAIVEGQAIEISRSFDLYGHQKVGPLVIWPLQLIYYDIAWYLLYESCSNGCLAIARVNRFSNYCQILTPGGRGIEAQKQSLKRAYRLLKNGWGFKLGELEEQQLELRGELEFVRVKVRFFPPVSSFIEEGELRHSHQKIRRGPKDSQTGKPQYVDYCLELPPRSLDEFSIWVQRYGDRAQVLSPPQLVEKHRQAALNLVDRYTKANN; encoded by the coding sequence ATGGCTAAACAAGCTAAATCTCATCCTTACGCCGACCCGCAAGCTTTTGACCGTCTGATGTTGTTAATTGCTACTTTGGTTAACTATCCCGGTGTCGGCTATCGGGAAAATGATAGAGCGGAAATCTCAGAACCAGGTAATCATCACAATGCCCTAGAAGCTTTGAAAAACCAGTTGCGAGAGTTGGCAGCCGCAGTTGGATTCCAACTTCCAGAGGGTTATCCAGCTACACCTACCTTGCGAAGAGATTTGGAGAAACTGCGCGATTATTACATTCTCGATCGCCGAATGTATCGCTGGGGTTATTATTTGGGTACTGGAGTCATGGATCGAGATGAATTCAGAGTAGCTTTCAATGCTTTAGAATCTCAAGCTATTTACCAAGGCGACCCCAGAATCAGACAAATTTACCGCCAGCTTCGTAAAAGACTGAGAGGATTTGAATTTAACGAAGTCCAAACCTCCGCCGTTCGATGGGGAAAGGATTACCCGAGAAAAGATTTTTTTTATCCAGTTCGGCAACATTTAAATCGAGCCATTAATTACACAGATCCTCAAGAAATGATGGAAAAAGGAGAATTTAGGAATACTCTGTTCCATCAAATTGACAAGGTCGAACGAGCGATCGTGGAAGGACAAGCGATAGAAATTTCTCGCTCCTTCGATTTGTATGGACATCAAAAAGTCGGCCCGCTTGTAATTTGGCCGCTCCAGTTAATTTACTATGATATTGCTTGGTACTTGCTCTATGAATCTTGTAGTAATGGTTGTTTAGCGATCGCTCGGGTCAATCGTTTTAGTAATTACTGCCAGATTCTGACACCGGGGGGAAGGGGAATAGAAGCCCAAAAACAAAGCCTCAAAAGAGCTTATCGACTTCTCAAGAATGGGTGGGGGTTTAAATTGGGCGAGCTTGAAGAACAACAGTTAGAGTTAAGAGGAGAGCTAGAGTTTGTCAGGGTGAAAGTTCGCTTTTTCCCTCCGGTAAGTAGTTTTATCGAAGAAGGAGAACTGCGCCATTCCCATCAAAAGATTCGGCGCGGACCCAAAGATAGTCAGACGGGCAAGCCTCAGTATGTAGATTACTGCCTCGAATTGCCCCCTCGCTCCTTGGATGAATTTAGTATTTGGGTTCAACGCTATGGCGATCGAGCACAGGTACTATCTCCCCCTCAGTTAGTGGAAAAGCACCGTCAGGCAGCTTTAAATCTAGTCGATAGATACACAAAAGCCAATAATTGA